From the genome of Pelodiscus sinensis isolate JC-2024 chromosome 12, ASM4963464v1, whole genome shotgun sequence, one region includes:
- the PLLP gene encoding plasmolipin isoform X2 — translation MGGSLPWGPRWAAGWEAFGLLVWALIASTAYQNIPAFGWVMFVAIFFWLVTVILFVTYLLQLQMKLYMIPWPLVLVIFNAAATVLYVTAFITCSAAVQPSSVGNPGDYNKRAAASFFACIVMIAYGASAFLSFQEWKGFGSNAATSQVTN, via the exons GCATTTGGCTTGCTGGTGTGGGCGCTCATCGCAAGTACGGCCTACCAAAACATTCCAGCATTCGGCTGGGTGATGTTTGTAGCCATCTTCTTCTGGCTGGTAACAGTCATTCTGTTTGTGACGTATCTACTGCAGCTGCAGATGAAGCTCTACATGATCCCTTGGCCTCTTGTG TTAGTGATCTTCAACGCAGCTGCAACTGTCCTGTATGTGACTGCTTTTATTACCTGCTCTGCCGCCGTTCAGCCTTCATCAGTCGGGAATCCTGGGGACTACAATAAAAGAGCTGCTGCATCA TTCTTTGCCTGCATTGTGATGATAGCCTATGGGGCAAGCGCTTTCCTCAGCTTCCAGGAATGGAAAGGATTTGGCAGCAATGCAGCTACCAGTCAAGTGACCAACTAA
- the ARL2BP gene encoding ADP-ribosylation factor-like protein 2-binding protein isoform X1, giving the protein MMETLEEENFGVSISSPSDAEFDAVVGYLEDIIMDDDFQLIQRSFMEKHYQEFEDTEENKLIYTSIFNEYIFLVEKYIEEKLLDRIPGFSMAAFTMSLQQHKDEMAGDIFDMLLTFTDFLAFKEMFLDYRAEKEGRGLDLSSGLVVTSLSKSSISSQNSLRH; this is encoded by the exons ATGATGGAGACTTTAGAAGAAGAAAATTTTGGTGTGTCCAT TTCCTCTCCTTCAGATGCAGAATTTGATGCAGTTGTGGGGTATTTAGAAGATATTATAATGG ATGACGATTTCCAGTTAATACAGAGAAGCTTTATGGAGAAACACTACCAGGAATTTGAGGATACAGAAGAAAACAAACTCAtctacacttctatttttaatGAATAT ATCTTCTTAGTAGAGAAATACATAGAGGAAAAACTACTTGACAGAATTCCTGGGTTTAGTATGGCTGCTTTTACCATGTCATTACA ACAGCACAAAGATGAGATGGCAGGTGATATATTTGATATGCTTCTGACATTTACTGATTTTCTGGCATTCAAAGAAATGTTCTTGGATTACAGAGCT GAAAAAGAAGGTCGAGGTCTGGATTTAAGCAGTGGGTTAGTGGTGACATCTTTAAGCAAGTCCTCAATATCTTCTCAGAACAGTTTGCGACACTAG
- the ARL2BP gene encoding ADP-ribosylation factor-like protein 2-binding protein isoform X2, giving the protein MQFTYCGSDDDFQLIQRSFMEKHYQEFEDTEENKLIYTSIFNEYIFLVEKYIEEKLLDRIPGFSMAAFTMSLQQHKDEMAGDIFDMLLTFTDFLAFKEMFLDYRAEKEGRGLDLSSGLVVTSLSKSSISSQNSLRH; this is encoded by the exons ATGCAATTTACTTATTGTGGCTCAGATGACGATTTCCAGTTAATACAGAGAAGCTTTATGGAGAAACACTACCAGGAATTTGAGGATACAGAAGAAAACAAACTCAtctacacttctatttttaatGAATAT ATCTTCTTAGTAGAGAAATACATAGAGGAAAAACTACTTGACAGAATTCCTGGGTTTAGTATGGCTGCTTTTACCATGTCATTACA ACAGCACAAAGATGAGATGGCAGGTGATATATTTGATATGCTTCTGACATTTACTGATTTTCTGGCATTCAAAGAAATGTTCTTGGATTACAGAGCT GAAAAAGAAGGTCGAGGTCTGGATTTAAGCAGTGGGTTAGTGGTGACATCTTTAAGCAAGTCCTCAATATCTTCTCAGAACAGTTTGCGACACTAG